Proteins from a genomic interval of Yoonia sp. GPGPB17:
- the hemB gene encoding porphobilinogen synthase, protein MKPTLAPFPATRLRRMRQSPALRALARQNTLTVDDLIWPIFVMDGKDDETPVASMPGVVRRTVDRVALAAKEAQTLGIPAICIFPYTSMAARTEDCAMAWAPDNLTNQAIRAIKDAAPDIAVMTDIALDPYNINGHDGFVENGEIVNDRTVEALVKMGLAQAEAGADILGPSDMMDGRIGAIRAALEADGHQNVAILSYTAKYASSFYGPFRDAVGASSALTGDKNTYQMDPGNSDEALRLVERDLSEGADMIMVKPGMPYLDICRRVKDSFGVPTYAYQVSGEYAMLQAAAQNGWLDGEKVMMESLLAFKRAGCDGILTYFAPAAAKLMQSA, encoded by the coding sequence ATGAAACCGACCCTTGCCCCCTTCCCCGCCACGCGCCTACGCCGGATGCGCCAAAGCCCGGCCCTGCGCGCCTTGGCACGTCAGAATACGCTTACCGTTGATGATCTTATATGGCCGATTTTTGTGATGGACGGTAAGGATGACGAAACACCCGTGGCCTCTATGCCCGGCGTTGTACGCCGCACGGTCGATCGGGTGGCCCTGGCCGCGAAAGAGGCACAAACCCTTGGCATCCCGGCCATCTGCATATTCCCCTACACCAGCATGGCGGCTCGGACCGAAGACTGCGCGATGGCTTGGGCCCCAGATAATCTGACAAATCAGGCCATCCGCGCCATCAAGGATGCCGCCCCCGATATCGCTGTGATGACCGACATTGCGCTGGACCCCTACAACATCAACGGCCACGACGGGTTTGTCGAAAATGGCGAAATCGTCAATGACCGCACTGTTGAGGCCCTTGTCAAAATGGGTTTGGCACAGGCTGAGGCAGGTGCAGACATTCTGGGCCCCTCTGACATGATGGATGGGCGTATCGGCGCAATCCGGGCAGCGTTGGAGGCGGATGGCCACCAGAACGTTGCGATCCTCAGCTATACAGCAAAATACGCCAGTAGCTTTTACGGACCGTTCCGCGATGCCGTTGGGGCCTCATCTGCCCTGACCGGTGACAAGAACACCTATCAAATGGACCCTGGAAACAGTGACGAGGCGCTGCGTCTGGTTGAACGCGATCTGTCGGAAGGCGCCGATATGATTATGGTGAAACCTGGCATGCCTTATCTGGATATATGCCGCCGGGTCAAAGACAGCTTTGGTGTGCCGACCTATGCCTACCAAGTCAGCGGTGAATACGCGATGTTGCAGGCCGCAGCGCAGAATGGGTGGCTGGATGGGGAAAAGGTGATGATGGAGAGCCTGCTGGCGTTCAAGCGCGCAGGGTGTGATGGGATACTGACGTATTTCGCGCCAGCGGCTGCAAAACTGATGCAGAGCGCATAG
- a CDS encoding lipid-binding SYLF domain-containing protein, protein MKNLSRRSFALGTLAASTLAACSNGIGSPGAATIDARVDSTLQGLFNQYPATRDLSAKAAGTLVMPLVTEVGLGFGGSFGRGALRVGSSTVDYYSATSGSAGLQIGAQQFSHVLFFMTPEALLEFRRGPGWAAGADIEYAFRDQSEMLRAETTTSLAPVIAVVFAQTGLRLGATLEGTKYTRIIP, encoded by the coding sequence ATGAAAAATCTATCAAGGCGCAGTTTTGCGCTGGGTACATTGGCAGCATCCACGCTGGCGGCATGCAGCAACGGCATTGGCAGCCCAGGTGCTGCGACAATCGACGCGCGTGTCGACAGCACTTTGCAAGGGCTCTTCAATCAGTATCCCGCAACCCGTGATCTTTCGGCGAAAGCTGCAGGTACCTTGGTGATGCCTTTGGTGACTGAAGTGGGTCTTGGGTTTGGCGGCTCATTTGGCCGAGGCGCATTGCGCGTGGGGTCATCAACGGTTGACTACTATTCCGCAACATCCGGCAGTGCCGGTTTGCAGATTGGCGCACAGCAGTTCAGCCACGTGTTGTTCTTCATGACCCCGGAAGCATTGCTGGAATTCCGCCGCGGCCCCGGTTGGGCGGCTGGCGCAGACATTGAATATGCGTTCCGCGATCAAAGCGAGATGTTGCGGGCAGAAACGACGACGTCGCTCGCGCCGGTCATCGCTGTTGTCTTCGCTCAGACGGGTTTGCGCCTTGGCGCAACATTGGAAGGCACCAAGTATACGCGTATTATTCCTTAA